The Antarcticibacterium flavum genome contains the following window.
TCCCGAGATTGAATCCAACTCCAATTTGCCGTTTATCGAATAGTTTAGCTAAGGTATTTATAACCTTACCTTAAAATCATTTTTATTGCAAGAAAAATAGGCGAGTATAAATTAATGGCATGAAAATCTTACTTAAGCTTGTGCCCTGATTCCGGATTTGGAAGCCGGTTTATCCTTCTTCAAATTCTTATATTAGCGATACTAATATCCACTATCATGAAAAGATTTCCCTTTTTATTTGTTTTGCTGATTTGTATCGCTCAGGGTTATGCTCAAAACACCTTAAAAGGCAATGTACGTGCTGAAGAGAATTCTGAAAATAAGGAAATCGTGTTGTACAGGCTGTTACCAGAGGATAACTATAAAACGGGCGAGGTAGTGGCAACGGGCAGGATTGGAGAGGATGGATCTTTTGTCCTGCACGATTCCGTATTTTCTGAGAAAGATGAGGTCTATGAATTACACGTGGGTATCACAGCTCCGGGAACAAAACTTCTTGATACTACTATTAATAACTTCAGGAGATTTATTTTATCGAATAAGGACAGCGTGCGTTTTGGAATAGAAAATTCCCGGGGTTTTGAATATTCCAACTCAAATGAGGCTGACAGGGAGTGGCAGAAACTGAAGGAGTATGAAGAGAAAATTGCCGCTAAGGAGGATCTCAATCCTGAAAACTATCTTACCGAAACCCGTAACTACACCAAAGACTCCTTAGAGATCCTGCTGGTAAAACTTCTTAGCATTCAAACCCTGGATGAGAAGCAGCTCCTTGAGAAAGATATTACAGAGAACCCAGATTTTTACCTGGATTTACTCGCCAAGCTTCACGACAGTGATCTTGACCCTGCGTCCTATACTTACCTGGAAAATAAAATTAGGGCTACGCACCAGGAATTGATCAATAGAAAGTACCACATAAGTTTGGCATTCAATTTCTTCAGTTTTACCGGAATCGTGGGCCTTCTGCTTGTAGTTTTCAGGATGCATAAAAGATCGGCTACTCTACCTTCTGTACAACTTAGTCCGCAGGAAGAAAAGGTCAAAAACCTTATTTTAGAGGGAAAAACCAATAAGGAGATCGCGGCGGCTCTGTTTATTAGTATAAGCACCGTCAAAACCCATACCTCCAGCATTTACAGTAAATTGAATGTTACCAACCGCAGGGATCTTGTGCTAAAACATCAAAATCATACCGGTACTAGTACCTAAATAGACCACAGGAACTCCCATTTTCCAGGCAGATCTAAAGTTCTTTGTTTCAGAAAAATTTGAAACAAATGAATTTCAGTTTTGCCAATTGGGGCAGGGGATTATCATGGGCTGTTTTTGGAATTTCCCTCGCCACATATACCCTTACCCTGGAACCTACCACCAGCTTCTGGGATGCCGGGGAATATATCGCTACGGCTGCAAACCTGGAAGTGGGCCATCCCCCAGGCGCACCGCTGTATCAAATGATGGGTGCCCTTTTTGCTGCTTTTGCGCCAGGTGCAGATAAGGTGGCTCTGCTAGTGAACTTCATGTCTGCCCTGGCGAGTGCTTTTACTGTAATGTTTTTGTTTAGATCTGTCCTGCTATTACTTCGGAAAGTCACCGGACCTAAAGAGGAATTAACTAATGCAACCAAAATTGCAATTTTAGGCAGCGCCTTCACAGGTGCCACAGCTTTCATTTTTACTGATAGTTTTTGGTTCAATGCTGTAGAAGCAGAAGTATATGCCATGTCCACCTGTCTTATGGCCCTGCTTTTTTACCTGGGCCTTCTTTGGGAACGGGATATGTTTAAACCCCGTGGAAATCGCTGGTTGATCCTTATTTGTTTTATCGTGGGGCTTTCCTTTGGAGTCCACTTTCTTACGCTGCTCGCCATTCCTGCGGTGGGATTATTGTACTATTTTAAGAACTTTCGGAAAATAACCCCTAAAAATTTCATCATCGCCAATCTTGTAGTGGTGGCGGTTTTAATGTTCATCTTTAAGTTTTTACTGCCTTATACCCTTAGTTTCCTGGCATTTTCAGAAGTGTTTTTTACAAATTCCGTTGGCCTGCCTTTTAATTCAGGAACCATAGTCGCTCTTATGTTTATTATTGGTCTCTTCATTTATGGATGGAGGTACACCAACCGGAAAGGCTATGTACAGCTAAACACGCTGGTGTTATGCCTGCTTTTTATTCTGATAGGTTTCTCCGGCTGGACCATGTTGCCAATTCGTGCCAATGCAAAAACGGTGGTCAATGAGAACGATCCTGATAATGCCCGGGAATTGCTTGCCTATTATAACAGGGAACAATACGGGGAATCCTATCTCTTTTATGGCCCCCAGTATACTGAAATGTATGGCGGACTGGATCCTGAAAACCCATATAAGGATGAGCCACCAAATTACGAGCGGGATGAGGCTTCGGGTAAATATGTGATCATCAATGACTACAGGAATGCCCGGCACAATTTTGACGATGCTCATAAAACCTTTCTTCCCAGGATGGGGAGCAGGCAACATGCGGCCAACTATATATGGTTTACAGAAGCGCCTGCTTTCAGTATAAAACAGGAATACCAGGGAGAAGAGCAATTGCTCCAGGCAGTAGCCAATCTAAGAAAGGGAATCGCTTCCGGTCGCATAGGAAGTGAAGAGTATCACAACTTCCTTAGTAGGTTTGGGGCATACTTTGATGTGGAAAAGCCTTCTTTCATTTCAAATATTAAGTTTATGCTGGAATATCAAATGAGCTATATGTATTGGCGCTATTTCCTATGGAATTTTGCTGGGCGGCAAAATGATATCCAGGGAAAATATAACGATCTTAATGGCAACTGGCTGAGCGGAATTAATTTTATAGATGAAGCCCGCCTGGGATCCCAGGAATATTTACCGTCTGATATCGCGAATAATAAAGCTCGAAACACTTATTTTTTCCTACCACTTTTGCTTGGCCTGGCAGGAATTGTTTTTCACTTTCTTAGAGACAAAAAGAGGTTTTGGGTGCTTACGGTATTCTTTCTCTTTACAGGAATTGCCCTTAAAGTGTATCTCAACGAAGCCCCATTCCAGGTTAGGGAACGGGATTACGCCCTGGTAGGATCATTTTATGTCTTTTCCATGTGGATGGGAATTGGGACCTATTCTTTTTTTAATATTCTTAAAAAGATTATTCAACCTAAATTCGCTGCCCCGTTAGTAATTATAGTATCGGTTTTAGCGGTACCTGTGCTCCTGGCGGTTCAAAACTGGGATGATCACGATAGATCCAACCGGTATTCTGCTCTTGCAATGGCCAAAATGTATCTGGATTCGCTGGATGAACATGCCATTCTATTCACTATTGGCGATAATGACACGTTCCTGCTGTGGTATGCGCAGCAAATAGAAGGCTACAGGAGGGATGTGAGGATCGTTAATACGATGCTGCTGGGGACAGATTGGTATATAGACCAGATGAAGCGGAAGGCCTGGGAGAGTGAGGCTGTGCCATCCCAGCTGGAGTATGATCATTATAAGGCAGGAACCAATGACTACATTATCCACCAGGAGGTCACAAAGGATACGATTAATATAGGATCTTGGATGAACTGGGTGGCCAGTGATAACCCCTCGACAAAAGCTACACTTCAAAGCGGACAGCAGGTAAAGACTTTTCCTACCAAATCCCTTCGGGTGCCTGTAAATAAGGAAAACGTGCTTAAAAAAGGGATTGTAAATCAAGGGGATTCAAGTGAGATCGTGGAGGAGATCTATATTGAACTTCAGGAAAACGCGGTTTATAAGAATGAGTTATTGATGCTGGATATTCTCGCTAATAATGACTGGGAACGGCCAATTTATTTTTCAGGTGGGAGCTTTGGGGATGAGGATTATCTATGGATGAAGGACTACATGCAACTGGACGGGATCGCTTATAAACTCGTGCCAATAAAAACGGCGGTTGATCCTGAAAGTCCGCTGGAAATGGGCAGGATAGATACAGAAAAAATGTATGATATCGTTACCGCCTGGGACTGGGGTAATATGGGAAACCCCGAGATCTACCACGACCCCTTTACGCGCAGAAACAGCATAACCTACAGGGCTGCCCTGGGTAGACTGGTGGAGGAATTGATCAAAGAAGGAAAAAACTCCAGGGCAGAGGAGGTTATTGAGCTGGCACTTCACAATATGCCATTTGAATTCTACGGTTATTATTTCTTACACGATGCATTTATATCGGGGTACTTTAAAATTGGGGAGGAGCAAAAGGCCATGGCACTATGGGAGAAAGTCGCCGCTAAATATCAGGAAAATCTCATCTATTATAGTTCCTGGGATCCGGAAAGGCAATATGACTATGTGGATGTTATCCTTCAGGAAATAGAGCAGTATAGATCGCTGGTGCAGCTACTGGCAGAAAATAACAGGGGGGAACCAGCAGAGGAGAAAGCGGCGGAATTCAATAGATATCTGGAGTTATTCTCACATTTTTTTAAATAGAATATTCCTTGTATATCTGGATGTAGTATTGTTAATCTCTGTAGGGTCTTTTCATAAAATTTAGAACCCCAGGTATTTTTAGTTGATCCCTCACCTCGTCGGCTTCTAATGTGAGGTGAGGCCCGACATAAAAACTGTTTTCATAGTTTTATTACTATTTTTATAGTTTAAAATTTGTTTAGAAAGAATTCTTTACTCATCTTGCGTTAAATAGTGGCCGGCAAACGGTTTTAATCATCAATCATTCTAAATCCTTCATCAATGCAAACAGCATTTTCTGTTATCTTTTTTTTTATCGTTTCCACTCTTTGCAGTCAAACGCAGATTGCCGAACCTCTTATTTACAGGGCTAGCTATGAACTCACCTATAAACCGGACAGCACAAACCCGGAGGATGTAAAAAAGGAAGAATTCCTATTATACAGGGGAAACAATCTTTCCCTGTTCGCCAGTAAGGGAAGGATCTTACGGGATTCCCTTGCTGCCAATATTAAGCTGAACGGTATGGGAACAATTGATATTTCTGAAAGAGCGGCAATGACCAAAACCAACTTTAATTATGTGATCTATAAAGGCTTTCCGGAAGATAGAATTTCCTATACCTATAAAATAATTAGAGATCATTTGAGATATGAAGAAGAACTGGACCTGTTCTCCTGGGAGATCTTACCGGAGACTAAGGAATTACAGGGTTTCTCTGCTCAAAAAGCTACCACTACTTATGCTGGCAGGGATTATGTCGCCTGGTTTACTTCAGAGATCCCTATTCCGGACGGGCCATACAAGTTCAACGGCTTACCGGGACTCATCCTCGAGGTAGCCGATACGCAACAGCATTATGTTTTTACACTTACAGGGTTTGAAAAATATAAGGATCCGTTATCGGTTGAGCTGAAGGCTTCAGATTTTATAAAAACAGATAAAAAGAAATTGCTGGCGCTTAAAAAGGAATATGCCCTTAACCCTTTTGCTGCCCTGGAGCGAAGCAATACTGCAGAAAAGACTGTAACCA
Protein-coding sequences here:
- a CDS encoding response regulator transcription factor, which gives rise to MKRFPFLFVLLICIAQGYAQNTLKGNVRAEENSENKEIVLYRLLPEDNYKTGEVVATGRIGEDGSFVLHDSVFSEKDEVYELHVGITAPGTKLLDTTINNFRRFILSNKDSVRFGIENSRGFEYSNSNEADREWQKLKEYEEKIAAKEDLNPENYLTETRNYTKDSLEILLVKLLSIQTLDEKQLLEKDITENPDFYLDLLAKLHDSDLDPASYTYLENKIRATHQELINRKYHISLAFNFFSFTGIVGLLLVVFRMHKRSATLPSVQLSPQEEKVKNLILEGKTNKEIAAALFISISTVKTHTSSIYSKLNVTNRRDLVLKHQNHTGTST
- a CDS encoding glycosyltransferase family 117 protein; this translates as MNFSFANWGRGLSWAVFGISLATYTLTLEPTTSFWDAGEYIATAANLEVGHPPGAPLYQMMGALFAAFAPGADKVALLVNFMSALASAFTVMFLFRSVLLLLRKVTGPKEELTNATKIAILGSAFTGATAFIFTDSFWFNAVEAEVYAMSTCLMALLFYLGLLWERDMFKPRGNRWLILICFIVGLSFGVHFLTLLAIPAVGLLYYFKNFRKITPKNFIIANLVVVAVLMFIFKFLLPYTLSFLAFSEVFFTNSVGLPFNSGTIVALMFIIGLFIYGWRYTNRKGYVQLNTLVLCLLFILIGFSGWTMLPIRANAKTVVNENDPDNARELLAYYNREQYGESYLFYGPQYTEMYGGLDPENPYKDEPPNYERDEASGKYVIINDYRNARHNFDDAHKTFLPRMGSRQHAANYIWFTEAPAFSIKQEYQGEEQLLQAVANLRKGIASGRIGSEEYHNFLSRFGAYFDVEKPSFISNIKFMLEYQMSYMYWRYFLWNFAGRQNDIQGKYNDLNGNWLSGINFIDEARLGSQEYLPSDIANNKARNTYFFLPLLLGLAGIVFHFLRDKKRFWVLTVFFLFTGIALKVYLNEAPFQVRERDYALVGSFYVFSMWMGIGTYSFFNILKKIIQPKFAAPLVIIVSVLAVPVLLAVQNWDDHDRSNRYSALAMAKMYLDSLDEHAILFTIGDNDTFLLWYAQQIEGYRRDVRIVNTMLLGTDWYIDQMKRKAWESEAVPSQLEYDHYKAGTNDYIIHQEVTKDTINIGSWMNWVASDNPSTKATLQSGQQVKTFPTKSLRVPVNKENVLKKGIVNQGDSSEIVEEIYIELQENAVYKNELLMLDILANNDWERPIYFSGGSFGDEDYLWMKDYMQLDGIAYKLVPIKTAVDPESPLEMGRIDTEKMYDIVTAWDWGNMGNPEIYHDPFTRRNSITYRAALGRLVEELIKEGKNSRAEEVIELALHNMPFEFYGYYFLHDAFISGYFKIGEEQKAMALWEKVAAKYQENLIYYSSWDPERQYDYVDVILQEIEQYRSLVQLLAENNRGEPAEEKAAEFNRYLELFSHFFK
- a CDS encoding GLPGLI family protein; its protein translation is MQTAFSVIFFFIVSTLCSQTQIAEPLIYRASYELTYKPDSTNPEDVKKEEFLLYRGNNLSLFASKGRILRDSLAANIKLNGMGTIDISERAAMTKTNFNYVIYKGFPEDRISYTYKIIRDHLRYEEELDLFSWEILPETKELQGFSAQKATTTYAGRDYVAWFTSEIPIPDGPYKFNGLPGLILEVADTQQHYVFTLTGFEKYKDPLSVELKASDFIKTDKKKLLALKKEYALNPFAALERSNTAEKTVTINFKEGQKEKLLKEAKEKVARENNPIELN